DNA sequence from the Staphylococcus epidermidis genome:
GAACAATTAAAGGCATAGGAGCATGATCATGAATTACCTAGACAGCTTGTATTGGATACACGAAAGATCTAAATTTGGTATCAAACCTGGCGTCAAACGTATGGAATGGATGCTAGAACAATTAAATAATCCCCAACATAAAATTAGAGGTATTCATGTGGGTGGAACAAATGGTAAAGGTTCAACTGTTGCATACTTGAGAACCGCATTAATTGAGAACGATTACTCAGTTGGAACATTTATCTCACCATTTATTGAAAGTTTCAATGAACGTATTAGTTTAAACGGTGTACCAATTATGAACGATGAAATTGTTCAATTAGTTGAACGAGTTAAACCTGTTAGTGAAGCCTTAGAGATAGAAACAGATTTAGGTGGGGCTACTGAATTTGAGATTATAACAACAATGATGTTCCTTTATTTTGGTGAGATAAATCCTGTTGATTTTGTGATAATTGAAGCAGGTTTAGGAATTAAAAATGATTCGACGAATGTTTTTAAACCTGTGCTATCCATACTCACAAGTATAGGACTTGACCATACAGATATCTTAGGAACAACTTATTTAGATATTGCAAAAGATAAGGCAGCTATAATTAAACCACATATACCGATTGTTTATGCTGTAAAAAATGACGATGCTTTAAAGTATGTGAGAGATTATGCGCTTGAACAGAACGCAAAACCAATTGAATTGGATCGGGAGATTACCGTTGTCTCCCAAGATGATGAGTTCACATATCGGTATAAAGATTATGAATTAGAAACTATCATTCTTAATATGTTAGGGGAACATCAAAAGGAAAATGCAGCACTTGCTATTACTGCTCTCATTGAATTAAATGAAAGACAAATCATAGAATTAGATTTTAATAAAATGATAGACGGTATAGAATCTGTGAATTGGACAGGTAGAATAGAACAAGTAAAAGAACAACCATTAATGGTTATTGATGGTGCTCATAATAATGAAAGTATTGATGCGTTAGTAGACACAATAAGACATTATTATGGAAGAGATAAAATTGATATTTTATTTTCTGCAATTAAAGGAAAGCCAATTCATAGTATGATTAACAAATTAAATGATATTGCATCAAAATTCTATATAGCAGATTTTGAGTTTCCAAAAGCATTAGCTAAAGAAGAAATTGCCGAAGAATTGAAATTAGATAATTTACATTTAATTGATGATTATGTTGATTTTATTGAAAATTACGAAGGTGATGGGCTGATTATTACTGGAAGTTTATACTTCATCAGCGAGGTAAAAGCAAAAATTAATTTTAATTAAATTCAAAAGAGTGACAACTGCAGTTAAAACTGTAAGTTTCACTCTTTCTTTGTATAATCTTCTTTAATAATTTATGTTTATAAAAGTCTAGAAAGAAGACATACTCATGAACGAATTGTAAAATTCTTCTCATATTTACTTTTGTTTAAGACTGTTTATAATAAATGTTGAGGAGTGTGATATATGCTATTACTTGCCTATACTTGTAGCATTATATTTAGTTTTCTTTATCAATTTTGCAATCAAAATATATTAAAACTTCAATATCTTTATTCTAGGTCTCACTGTGATTTTTGTCATACTATCATAAAACCCTTAGATTTACTGCCTATTATAAGTTTTTTAAAACTTCGTGCACAATCTCGTTGTTGTAATCAACCATTACAACGTTTATATTTAATCGGAGAACTCGTTTCGTTTGGTGCTATTTTCCTCTATTATCCTACTCATTTTAATATACACTTCACATTATTTTTAATAACTTTCCTGTTTCTACTGACGATGTGTCTTTACGATATTCACTCAATGCATATTGATATGAGACTCTTATTTGTATACACAGTCGTATCTGTTTTTACAACCCAAACCTATTTTGGTAATTTTATAATGATATTTTTGATTTCACATGTTATTTATCTATTCGCATCTAAATTTATAGGGTATGGAGACATATTGCTTTTTAATATATTGGGACTTATATTTCCGTTAAATTTTTTCTTTTTTATTGTTGTATTTACGTTTATCATTGGGGGGATTTTTGCCATAATTTTAAAAATTTTTTCTTTTAAAGATATTAAATATTTACCTTTAATACCATTTATATTCTTATCATTCGTAGTAACTTCATCAGTTTATCACCAACTTTTATTTCTTTTAGGGGGAGAATTTTATTAAGAATAAATGAAATGGCACTGCATGAAAAACCTAGAGAACGTTTAATTACATATGGCGCTAAAAGTCTATCCAATGTTGAACTTTTAGCAATTCTCTTAAACACTGGTAGAAAAGGATTTTCTAGTATTGACATTGCAAACGAATTACTGAAGCAACAATCCACTATTAGAGATTTAAAAAAATTGTCTATAAATGATCTACTGAAAATAAAGGGCATTGGACTTTATAAAGCTGTAATATTACAGGCTGCATTTGAACTAGGTGAACGTATTAATTCTACAAGCACTTTTGACAAAGTACAGATTACACATCCTAGTGACGTTGCTAGTCTGATGATGTCGACAATGAAAGATTTAGAGCAAGAACATTTTGTTGTACTTTTACTTAACTCAAAAAATATAGTCACAAAACAAGCTTGGGTATATAAAGGCACATTGAATAGTTCGATTATTCATCCAAGAGAAGTATTTAATATTGCAATAAGAGAGTCTTCTAATTCAATAATAGTTGTACATAATCATCCTTCAGGTGATGTAACACCTTCGAAAGAGGATATTACTACAACGTATAGACTTAAAGAGTGCGGAGATATATTAGGTATAAATTTACTTGATCATATTATTATTGGTGATAATAAATTTACGAGTTTAGTTGAAGCGGGGTATTTTGATAAATAAAAAAGCTAGCTAAATACATTAAAAATTTTAATTAAAAAATTTGTATAGCTAACTTATGATTTATTATTGAATAAAACCTGAAAAGTTTTGAAAATGTTCAAATAACCATAATACACCTTGATAACCTAAATAGATACATAACAAAACAATGCCTACTGAAATCAAAAAGCGTAATATAGATAATCCAACTTTAAATAAGAGGATGACTAGCAAAACAATTAAAATAATCGTTAAAATGCTCATTATGTTGAACCTCCTTAAATCACTTATATTGTATATGTAGTATTATATATTATATTAACTGATTTGCCATCGGTCTATAGATACATCATCTATACGGCTATAGTCTGATGTAATGAAAAATATTTTAAATTATACTAAATTTGATTTGTAAAAGGAGGGCTTATATGAGATATATCTTTAGTGTTATTAAAAATATTATTGCAGTATTAGCGATAATATTGATTATATATATAGCTCTTCAACATGCACCATTTCTCAAAAATCAAGAATGGAACCCACTTAATGATATGAACAATCATCATCAAAATATCACACAGAAAGTGAGTCAAAAAAATAATACACTCTATTCACAACCTAGTAACGATAAAAGTTACATTTTAAAAGAAAATGATATCATCAATAATGTTCCAGCAGGTCAAATTAAGACAGTTTTTAATATGATTGATAAGGCAGAATTTATGTCTGTTTCAGGTTTAGAACGTATGGGATTCAATGACGAATATCTTGCTGGCCAACAAGGTGACGAATTTATTATTTATAAATTCGGTGATGATTATATCCGAGTTTATAATACTGAATTCGAAATGAACGAAGACCTAAATCAATTAAAACAACCTATTAATTTGAAGCCAATTGAAGCCTATCAATAACAATAGGAATGATTCATTTGAAAACCAGTTTTAAATGCGTTAGGGTTTATATAGATTATTTATAAAGGTTGGTGTGATTCAAAATGGCTGAACAATCAAAAGAAAAACAAGCTAATGAACAAGCAAAAGCGCAAAATCTTTTTGCTCGCTGGAGAAAAGAAGAAACACTTTATAGTGAAGATGAAAAGAAAGATAAGTCTTCAAAGAAGAAAGATAAAGAATAACTTACCAAAATAAAGTGAATCAGTAAGCGTTATAAAGTAAGTAAAATTACTCAGTTTAGAATGATGTAAATATTTTATCATTTTAATTTAATATAATTTAATAGAAATAAAATTTTGATGATTTGTGTTAAGCCTGGGACAATGAATTTTGTTCCAGGCACTTTTATGTTCTGACAGTTAATGATTATATTAAAAATTTATTTGAAGTCTAGTTATATCAAGATTTAGTGAAGTTTTCCATAGCTCGTTTACTCTATCTATTTTATTAATCAGTTTGATTAATGTTAGCTCTATAGTCACAAATAATAAAATAGAATCAATTTCATAAAGTTAGTGCTTTATTTAACTGAATGAGTAATATAAAATATATTAAGATACTAATTTTAGTCATATAGAGGTGTTCTGGGTGCTTAAGTTTTTTAGTAATAACAAGCTCATTGTCGTTTTATGTGCAATGATTATTTTTATTGCATTAATAGGGTTATCGATACGTTCTCAGACCCAATCTCCAGCTGAACAATACGTAGGAGACTCTGTATCATTTGGACAAAGAGTAATCAGTTATCCAATTCAATTTGTTACTGGATCTATTGGTGATTTATTTGAAAAAGGAAGCTCAAAAAAGGATAAAAATAAAATCAAACAACTTGAAGCTAAAAATGAAGAGTTAGAATCAGAAAATAAGAAATATAAAAAAGAACTTGATATCAAAGATTTATCAAAATATGAACCTATTTCTACTTCAGTTATTGCGAGAAACCCAGATCAATGGATGAATACGATATTAATAGATAAGGGCTCCAAAGCAGGTATAAAAAATAATATGGCCGTCATGACAACAGAAGGATTAGTTGGAAGAGTAACCAAAGTTAATCAGTTTTCATCACAAGTAGACCTTATTTCCACTCATACTCGAGCAGGAAAATTATCTGTTAATATTCATCACGGTACTAAGAATATTTTTGGTTTAATCGATCGATACGACAATAAAAACGAAGAATTGATCATAAGTGATATTAATAACAAAGATAGCGTTAAAAAAGGCGATAAAGTAGTAACAAGTGGATTAGCAGATCAATTACCGAGTGGGTTATATATTGGTGAAGTAACAAAAGTCGAAAATGATCAATATGGGCTTGCTAAACAAGTACGGGTCAAAACTGGAGCTGATATGACAGATTTAACTCATGTGTATGTTGCTAAACGTGATGTCAGTACTATACCTGATGAAGGTAGTGATAATTAATGCGTACTTTTTATTACTTTCTAATAGGTATACTTCTATTTTATATTGATACCATTATAGGGCTTACCATCCCCATGCATTTCGGGAAAATTGATATTATTTTTGTACCACATTTAACTATCATGTACATTCTTATCATGACGGTTTACCGAGGTTTTGGCGTTGCTATGTCTTTAGCATTCTTTTTCGGAATAGTAACTGATTTATATTTTGGAAGTAT
Encoded proteins:
- a CDS encoding bifunctional folylpolyglutamate synthase/dihydrofolate synthase translates to MNYLDSLYWIHERSKFGIKPGVKRMEWMLEQLNNPQHKIRGIHVGGTNGKGSTVAYLRTALIENDYSVGTFISPFIESFNERISLNGVPIMNDEIVQLVERVKPVSEALEIETDLGGATEFEIITTMMFLYFGEINPVDFVIIEAGLGIKNDSTNVFKPVLSILTSIGLDHTDILGTTYLDIAKDKAAIIKPHIPIVYAVKNDDALKYVRDYALEQNAKPIELDREITVVSQDDEFTYRYKDYELETIILNMLGEHQKENAALAITALIELNERQIIELDFNKMIDGIESVNWTGRIEQVKEQPLMVIDGAHNNESIDALVDTIRHYYGRDKIDILFSAIKGKPIHSMINKLNDIASKFYIADFEFPKALAKEEIAEELKLDNLHLIDDYVDFIENYEGDGLIITGSLYFISEVKAKINFN
- a CDS encoding A24 family peptidase, which encodes MLLLAYTCSIIFSFLYQFCNQNILKLQYLYSRSHCDFCHTIIKPLDLLPIISFLKLRAQSRCCNQPLQRLYLIGELVSFGAIFLYYPTHFNIHFTLFLITFLFLLTMCLYDIHSMHIDMRLLFVYTVVSVFTTQTYFGNFIMIFLISHVIYLFASKFIGYGDILLFNILGLIFPLNFFFFIVVFTFIIGGIFAIILKIFSFKDIKYLPLIPFIFLSFVVTSSVYHQLLFLLGGEFY
- the radC gene encoding RadC family protein; this translates as MALHEKPRERLITYGAKSLSNVELLAILLNTGRKGFSSIDIANELLKQQSTIRDLKKLSINDLLKIKGIGLYKAVILQAAFELGERINSTSTFDKVQITHPSDVASLMMSTMKDLEQEHFVVLLLNSKNIVTKQAWVYKGTLNSSIIHPREVFNIAIRESSNSIIVVHNHPSGDVTPSKEDITTTYRLKECGDILGINLLDHIIIGDNKFTSLVEAGYFDK
- a CDS encoding DUF4930 family protein, producing the protein MRYIFSVIKNIIAVLAIILIIYIALQHAPFLKNQEWNPLNDMNNHHQNITQKVSQKNNTLYSQPSNDKSYILKENDIINNVPAGQIKTVFNMIDKAEFMSVSGLERMGFNDEYLAGQQGDEFIIYKFGDDYIRVYNTEFEMNEDLNQLKQPINLKPIEAYQ
- the mreC gene encoding rod shape-determining protein MreC; this translates as MLKFFSNNKLIVVLCAMIIFIALIGLSIRSQTQSPAEQYVGDSVSFGQRVISYPIQFVTGSIGDLFEKGSSKKDKNKIKQLEAKNEELESENKKYKKELDIKDLSKYEPISTSVIARNPDQWMNTILIDKGSKAGIKNNMAVMTTEGLVGRVTKVNQFSSQVDLISTHTRAGKLSVNIHHGTKNIFGLIDRYDNKNEELIISDINNKDSVKKGDKVVTSGLADQLPSGLYIGEVTKVENDQYGLAKQVRVKTGADMTDLTHVYVAKRDVSTIPDEGSDN